The following proteins come from a genomic window of Geomonas sp. RF6:
- a CDS encoding quinol:electron acceptor oxidoreductase subunit ActD has protein sequence MAKNIAVFGIYRNRSQVEQAVEALKYADFRNADISVLFSENTGTKDFAVEKETKMPEGSTAGAGTGAVIGGTLGWLAGIGSLAIPGVGPLIAAGPIVSLLAGIGAGGVVGGIAGALVGMGIPEYEAQRYEGRVKDGGILLSVHCDNRDWKKQAMDILKRTGAEDIGSKGESDSDEDVSDKPRPKGSF, from the coding sequence ATGGCAAAAAACATAGCAGTCTTTGGGATCTATCGTAACCGCAGCCAAGTAGAACAGGCGGTCGAGGCACTGAAGTATGCCGACTTCCGCAATGCCGACATTTCGGTTCTCTTCTCCGAGAATACCGGCACCAAAGACTTCGCGGTGGAAAAAGAGACGAAGATGCCTGAAGGTTCAACCGCGGGAGCAGGGACCGGTGCGGTGATCGGCGGCACGCTCGGGTGGCTTGCCGGCATCGGCAGCCTCGCCATCCCGGGTGTCGGCCCTCTGATTGCAGCCGGCCCGATCGTCTCGCTGCTGGCAGGTATCGGTGCCGGTGGCGTCGTCGGCGGCATCGCCGGAGCCCTCGTGGGAATGGGTATCCCCGAGTACGAGGCGCAACGGTATGAGGGGCGGGTGAAGGATGGCGGCATCCTCCTCTCGGTGCATTGCGACAACAGGGACTGGAAAAAGCAGGCAATGGACATCCTGAAGCGCACCGGTGCTGAAGACATCGGCTCCAAGGGGGAAAGTGACTCCGATGAGGACGTATCGGACAAGCCGCGCCCCAAAGGAAGCTTCTGA
- a CDS encoding IS481 family transposase has product MSWQEVSILALKSEFVLFAQQESCNFSELCARFNISRKTGYKWLDRFKESGAAGLVDQSRRPHNSPSKTEASVEDAVVALRGQHETWGGRKLRRRMTDLGHEEVPAASTITDILRRRGLIDPLESLKHQPLGSFEHPHPNDLWQMDFKGHFMTRRRRCHPLTILDDHSRFDVLLKACADETTATVQQALIETFRRYGLPNRITMDNGSPWGNDAFTGLTQLTVWIVRVGVAVSHSRPYHPQTQGKDERFHRTLGEDCISKAVFADLDECQRAFDRFRDIYNLERPHEALGLDTPITRYEPSQRPYPEVLPQIEYWPGDAVRKVQENGDVHFKGRIFRLSKALRGQPVAFRETAQDGKFSIHFCNQKLREVHMSEAAE; this is encoded by the coding sequence ATGTCTTGGCAAGAGGTGAGTATCTTGGCCCTTAAGTCTGAGTTCGTGTTGTTCGCGCAACAGGAGTCCTGCAACTTCTCCGAGTTGTGCGCGCGTTTCAACATCAGTAGGAAGACGGGCTACAAGTGGCTCGACCGCTTTAAAGAGTCAGGCGCAGCAGGCCTGGTAGATCAATCGCGTCGCCCCCATAACAGCCCATCGAAGACAGAGGCATCTGTTGAAGACGCTGTCGTTGCCCTGCGGGGCCAACATGAGACATGGGGGGGACGTAAGCTCCGCAGGAGAATGACCGACCTTGGGCACGAAGAGGTGCCGGCTGCATCGACTATAACCGACATCCTGCGGCGCCGAGGGCTTATCGATCCGCTTGAGTCGCTGAAGCACCAACCGCTTGGTAGTTTCGAGCACCCTCACCCTAACGATCTGTGGCAGATGGACTTCAAGGGACACTTCATGACGCGCCGCAGGCGCTGCCATCCTCTGACGATCCTTGACGACCATTCGCGCTTTGATGTGCTGCTGAAAGCATGTGCTGATGAGACAACTGCGACGGTTCAGCAAGCGTTGATCGAGACGTTTCGACGCTACGGCCTTCCTAATCGCATCACGATGGATAATGGAAGCCCTTGGGGCAACGACGCGTTCACCGGTCTCACACAGCTGACTGTCTGGATTGTCCGTGTCGGTGTGGCAGTGAGCCATTCTCGGCCATATCATCCCCAGACCCAAGGAAAGGACGAGCGGTTTCATCGCACTCTGGGTGAGGATTGCATCTCTAAGGCTGTATTTGCCGACCTGGACGAGTGCCAGCGCGCGTTCGATAGGTTTCGTGACATCTATAATCTCGAACGACCTCACGAAGCGCTAGGTTTAGACACTCCTATCACCCGGTACGAGCCGAGCCAGCGTCCGTATCCCGAGGTCCTCCCTCAGATAGAATACTGGCCGGGGGACGCAGTCAGAAAGGTTCAAGAAAATGGCGACGTCCACTTTAAAGGCAGAATCTTTCGACTCTCTAAGGCTCTAAGGGGGCAGCCTGTAGCATTCAGGGAGACCGCCCAAGACGGCAAATTTTCGATACATTTTTGCAACCAGAAGCTCAGAGAAGTTCACATGTCCGAGGCGGCAGAGTAG
- the hydG gene encoding [FeFe] hydrogenase H-cluster radical SAM maturase HydG, translated as MIDEKERSSDRFIDDDLILRLIDEGASTAAEPAAVRAIIEKGRGHHGLSAAEVAVLLQVQDPQLLGEMYAAAAAVKEAIYGKRIVIFAPLYLSSHCVNSCVYCGYQMQNKEQLRHRLTMEEVRREVEIIESLGHKRLALEAGEHPVQCPIEYVTDAIREIYSIKDGNGAIRRVNVNIAATTVEEYRKLKEAKIGTYILFQETYHRPTYAALHPAGPKRDYNWHTTAMDRAMQGGIDDVGIGVLYGLYEFKYETVAMFLHAEHLEKTFGVGPHTISVPRMRPAGTVNLESFPHLVSDDDFRKVIAIIRLAVPYTGMILSTREEPELRDELITYGISQVSAGSCTGVGGYQKVYEEHQATSNINNGQQFEPSDQRSPNEIIRMLCRKGFIPSYCTACYRQGRTGDRFMELAKSGEIQNVCLPNALLTFKEYLLDYADEATRADGEVLIKEALATIPDETIRKTAVERLQEIEKGKRDLYF; from the coding sequence ATGATTGACGAAAAAGAGCGCAGCTCCGACCGGTTCATCGACGACGACCTCATCCTCAGGCTCATAGACGAGGGGGCGTCCACCGCGGCAGAGCCGGCGGCGGTGCGGGCAATCATCGAAAAGGGGAGGGGACATCACGGGCTTTCCGCCGCAGAGGTCGCCGTTCTCCTGCAGGTGCAGGACCCGCAACTTCTCGGCGAAATGTACGCCGCCGCGGCCGCTGTGAAGGAGGCGATCTACGGCAAGAGGATCGTCATCTTCGCGCCGCTCTATCTCTCCAGCCACTGCGTGAACAGCTGCGTCTACTGCGGCTACCAGATGCAGAACAAGGAGCAGCTGCGCCACCGCCTCACCATGGAGGAGGTGCGCAGGGAGGTGGAGATCATCGAGTCCCTGGGGCACAAGCGTCTTGCCCTCGAGGCGGGTGAGCATCCGGTGCAATGTCCCATCGAGTACGTGACCGATGCTATCCGCGAGATCTACAGCATAAAGGACGGCAACGGTGCGATCAGGCGGGTGAACGTGAACATCGCCGCCACCACGGTGGAGGAGTACCGCAAACTGAAGGAAGCGAAGATCGGGACCTACATCCTCTTCCAGGAGACGTACCACCGCCCGACCTACGCCGCCCTCCACCCCGCCGGCCCGAAACGGGATTACAACTGGCACACCACCGCCATGGACCGGGCGATGCAGGGTGGGATCGACGACGTGGGGATCGGCGTCCTCTACGGACTGTACGAGTTCAAATATGAGACGGTGGCGATGTTCCTGCACGCGGAGCACCTGGAGAAGACCTTTGGCGTGGGGCCCCACACCATCTCCGTCCCGCGCATGCGCCCGGCGGGGACGGTGAACCTGGAGAGCTTCCCTCATCTGGTGAGCGACGACGACTTCAGGAAGGTCATCGCCATCATCCGGCTTGCGGTGCCGTACACCGGGATGATCCTTTCCACCCGCGAGGAGCCGGAGTTGCGCGACGAGCTCATCACCTACGGCATCTCCCAGGTCAGCGCCGGGTCGTGCACCGGCGTCGGCGGCTACCAGAAGGTGTACGAGGAGCACCAGGCCACCAGCAACATCAACAACGGCCAGCAGTTCGAGCCGAGCGACCAGCGCTCCCCGAACGAGATCATCCGCATGCTGTGCCGCAAAGGGTTCATTCCGAGCTACTGCACCGCCTGTTACCGCCAGGGGCGGACCGGAGACCGCTTCATGGAGCTCGCAAAGAGCGGGGAAATCCAGAACGTCTGCCTGCCGAACGCCCTCCTCACCTTCAAGGAGTACCTACTCGACTACGCAGACGAGGCGACCCGGGCGGACGGGGAGGTCCTGATAAAGGAGGCGCTGGCGACGATCCCGGACGAGACGATCCGGAAGACCGCTGTCGAGCGCCTTCAGGAGATAGAGAAGGGGAAGCGGGATCTGTACTTCTGA
- a CDS encoding TM1266 family iron-only hydrogenase system putative regulator — protein sequence MSKRVGVIGIVIDDPKEVRDKVNAIISSYGHVVVGRMGIPRLEANVGVIALIIEGTTDEIGAMTGKLGNIKGVTVKSALTSQTIKEARND from the coding sequence ATGAGTAAACGGGTAGGTGTCATCGGCATCGTCATCGACGATCCGAAAGAGGTGAGGGACAAGGTGAACGCCATCATCAGCAGCTACGGCCACGTCGTCGTCGGGCGGATGGGAATCCCGCGGCTGGAGGCAAACGTGGGGGTCATCGCTCTTATCATCGAGGGGACGACCGACGAGATCGGCGCCATGACGGGCAAGCTCGGCAACATCAAGGGGGTGACGGTGAAATCCGCGCTGACCTCGCAGACGATCAAGGAGGCAAGGAATGATTGA
- a CDS encoding L-fuculose-phosphate aldolase, with protein MLLLAQREELIRFGKKMLTARLTSGTGGNLSVYDRAEGLIAITPSGIEYEDMEPADIPLVDISGRVVEGSRNPSSELGFHLALYRKRADITAVVHTHSVYATTMACLNWEIPAVHYLVAFSGQKVPLAPYATFGTDELAENVVQGIEGYNAVLLANHGLVTVGRNLPTAFAVAEEIELVSQIYYQTKCIGQPVILPEDEMSRVIEKFAVYGQKGKKIPLEGEN; from the coding sequence ATGCTATTACTGGCACAGAGAGAAGAACTGATCCGTTTTGGCAAAAAGATGCTGACCGCCCGCCTCACCTCCGGTACCGGCGGCAATCTGAGCGTATACGACCGCGCCGAGGGGCTGATCGCCATCACGCCGAGCGGTATCGAATATGAGGACATGGAGCCTGCGGACATCCCGCTGGTGGACATCTCCGGGCGCGTGGTGGAAGGGAGCCGCAACCCCTCCAGCGAGCTCGGATTTCATCTCGCGCTGTACCGTAAGCGCGCGGACATCACCGCCGTCGTCCACACCCACTCGGTCTACGCCACTACTATGGCCTGCCTCAACTGGGAGATACCCGCCGTGCACTACCTCGTCGCTTTTTCCGGCCAAAAGGTGCCTCTCGCGCCGTACGCGACATTCGGGACCGATGAGCTGGCGGAAAACGTGGTGCAGGGGATCGAAGGCTACAACGCGGTCCTTCTCGCCAACCACGGGCTGGTGACGGTCGGTCGGAACCTCCCCACCGCCTTTGCGGTCGCGGAGGAGATCGAGCTGGTCTCCCAGATCTATTACCAGACAAAGTGCATCGGCCAACCGGTGATCCTCCCTGAGGACGAGATGTCCCGGGTTATCGAGAAGTTTGCGGTGTACGGACAGAAGGGGAAGAAGATCCCGCTGGAGGGGGAAAACTGA
- a CDS encoding acyl-CoA thioesterase: MTTPIETSFYQILPLSTDLKLRRRFMVIDDPDLQGNLRFGLLLEILDKVAEETALKYVNRFHPEARVVTAAIDNILVRHAADVTKDLIFAARINHIGRSSLEVGIRVEQPGEPKNHVASCYFTMVARSGTGEGAVSVPLPPLEYQDELEKNRSAKALARRDEYRKHTAALLEPPTREEYEMFTALHKAQDEPAFQGLLAGRVATDSWERMVPEFENVPQKIFGGYLIRRAYELAAICSEIVAPDRPVVAAVNRINFYEPVRMGDKLHYTAKVVYTKGSFVCVEANIERISRDRTSRALSNSCLFTFVNVGDNLEHLPVPQVYPTTYAEDARYLTAHRSYTMLAEHYRII, translated from the coding sequence ATGACAACACCGATTGAAACCTCTTTTTACCAGATCCTTCCTCTGAGCACCGACCTGAAGCTGCGCCGCCGCTTCATGGTGATAGACGATCCGGATCTGCAGGGAAACCTGAGGTTCGGGCTTTTGCTGGAAATACTGGACAAGGTGGCGGAGGAGACCGCGCTCAAGTACGTGAACCGTTTCCATCCGGAGGCCCGCGTGGTGACGGCCGCGATAGACAACATCCTCGTGCGCCACGCCGCGGATGTGACGAAAGACCTCATCTTTGCCGCCCGCATCAATCACATCGGCAGGAGTTCGCTGGAGGTGGGGATCCGTGTGGAGCAGCCGGGAGAGCCGAAGAATCACGTCGCCTCCTGCTACTTCACGATGGTGGCGCGCTCAGGGACCGGGGAGGGCGCCGTCAGCGTCCCTCTCCCTCCGCTGGAGTACCAGGACGAGTTGGAGAAGAACCGCTCGGCAAAGGCGCTGGCGCGACGCGACGAGTACCGCAAGCACACCGCGGCGCTGCTGGAGCCCCCGACGCGCGAGGAGTACGAGATGTTCACGGCGCTGCACAAGGCGCAGGATGAGCCGGCCTTCCAGGGGCTGCTGGCGGGAAGGGTGGCGACTGACTCGTGGGAGAGGATGGTGCCGGAATTCGAGAATGTGCCGCAGAAGATCTTCGGGGGGTACCTGATCAGGCGCGCCTATGAACTGGCCGCCATATGCTCGGAGATCGTGGCGCCGGACCGCCCGGTTGTGGCAGCGGTGAACAGGATCAACTTCTATGAGCCGGTAAGGATGGGGGACAAGCTGCACTACACTGCGAAGGTCGTGTACACCAAGGGGAGTTTCGTCTGCGTGGAAGCGAATATAGAGCGGATAAGCCGCGACCGCACCAGCAGGGCGCTGTCCAACTCCTGCCTCTTCACCTTTGTGAATGTGGGGGACAACCTGGAGCATCTCCCGGTGCCGCAGGTTTATCCCACCACCTACGCCGAAGATGCGCGCTATCTCACCGCGCACAGAAGCTATACGATGCTGGCGGAGCATTACAGGATCATCTAG